The following are encoded in a window of Dehalococcoidia bacterium genomic DNA:
- the dapA gene encoding 4-hydroxy-tetrahydrodipicolinate synthase, translating into MTELGRLLTAMVTPFDEEGRVDYEQMKRLSLALLDSGSDGLLVSGTTGERPTLTDEEQLKLFATVKETVGARGTVMAGTGSNCTREGVEMTRAAERVGVDAILLVVPYYNKPTQEGLYAHFKAIAQSTSLPCILYNVPSRTVTNLAPDTVIRLSQVDNIVGIKEASGNLGQIAKIIDGTGKDFLVYSGNDGDTFPIMAMGGYGVISVVSHLVGNQMQDMLQKLVSGNMKEAAAIHHRLLPLINALFVVSNPIPIKYALNHVGFSVGNPRLPLTEPDEKSAATIEATLKNYRIDLKV; encoded by the coding sequence ATGACTGAGCTGGGCAGACTGCTCACCGCTATGGTAACCCCCTTCGATGAAGAAGGCAGGGTTGACTATGAGCAGATGAAGCGCCTATCCCTAGCGCTCTTGGACTCGGGGAGCGACGGGCTGCTGGTTTCCGGCACAACGGGGGAACGCCCCACGCTGACCGATGAAGAGCAACTTAAACTATTCGCCACGGTGAAGGAAACGGTGGGGGCAAGAGGGACGGTGATGGCCGGCACGGGAAGCAACTGCACCAGGGAAGGCGTGGAGATGACCAGAGCGGCGGAGCGGGTCGGCGTGGACGCCATACTGCTGGTAGTGCCCTATTACAACAAGCCAACCCAGGAGGGGCTGTACGCCCATTTCAAGGCCATCGCCCAAAGCACCTCACTGCCCTGCATCCTCTACAACGTGCCCAGCCGCACCGTCACCAACCTGGCACCAGATACCGTGATCAGGCTGAGTCAGGTCGATAATATAGTTGGTATCAAGGAGGCAAGCGGCAACCTGGGCCAGATTGCCAAGATCATCGATGGTACCGGTAAGGATTTCCTGGTCTATAGCGGCAACGATGGCGATACCTTTCCCATCATGGCCATGGGTGGCTACGGGGTTATAAGCGTGGTCTCACACCTGGTGGGCAATCAGATGCAGGATATGCTCCAGAAGCTGGTTAGCGGCAATATGAAAGAGGCAGCGGCGATTCATCATCGCCTGCTTCCCCTGATAAACGCCCTCTTCGTCGTTTCCAACCCCATCCCCATCAAATACGCCCTGAACCATGTGGGATTCAGTGTGGGCAATCCTCGCCTGCCCCTCACCGAGCCCGACGAGAAGTCGGCGGCTACCATCGAGGCGACGCTCAAAAACTACCGCATCGACCTAAAAGTTTGA
- a CDS encoding amino acid ABC transporter substrate-binding protein, producing MGRRVKVALILVALLPPALAGCAGEGPEPVLFGCALSLSGELEETGSLYLEGYELWKERVNSGGGISIGGESYQVDILYYDDESDTQQTGELVEKLITEDGVDFLLGPYGSSANLEAAAVADEYGVPMVQGGGAAEEIFTSGFEYVFGLLNPASDYFDSILEWGTGIEPGPNTVAIVSADDVFSLSAAEGAEQYAGELGYDVISFATFEQEGDLPGILGNLTDDDPDMVLFSAHFEEALSFVETAKDVGLSPEMFGITVAPSDPAFVDDLGADADYVFGTSQWVPDVSYNGSVFGSAEGYAQLFQQEYGREPDYHSAAASACGVSYQLALEEAGSLDRDDVRDALGALDAETFYGRINFGADGRIAYCPMVAVQIQDGNIVIIFPESLATGSASYPAPGDGTP from the coding sequence TTGGGTCGCAGAGTCAAAGTCGCTTTGATACTGGTAGCCCTGCTGCCGCCGGCGCTTGCTGGCTGCGCCGGTGAAGGGCCGGAGCCGGTACTGTTCGGCTGTGCGCTGAGCCTGAGCGGCGAGCTTGAGGAAACGGGCAGCCTCTATCTAGAGGGGTATGAACTGTGGAAGGAGAGGGTGAATTCAGGGGGCGGTATATCGATAGGTGGCGAGAGCTACCAGGTCGACATACTATATTACGATGATGAGAGCGACACCCAGCAGACCGGCGAGCTGGTGGAGAAGCTCATCACCGAGGATGGGGTAGATTTCCTCTTAGGCCCCTACGGGAGCAGTGCCAACCTCGAAGCGGCTGCGGTGGCGGATGAATACGGTGTACCCATGGTTCAAGGCGGGGGCGCCGCGGAGGAAATCTTCACTTCGGGCTTCGAGTACGTCTTCGGGCTGCTGAACCCAGCCAGCGATTATTTTGACAGCATCCTGGAATGGGGGACCGGCATCGAACCGGGGCCGAATACGGTGGCCATAGTATCTGCGGATGACGTATTCTCTTTAAGTGCCGCTGAGGGGGCGGAGCAGTATGCCGGGGAACTGGGATACGATGTGATCTCATTTGCCACATTCGAGCAGGAGGGCGACCTGCCCGGTATTCTGGGTAACCTTACAGATGATGATCCGGATATGGTGCTCTTCTCCGCACACTTCGAGGAGGCGTTGTCCTTCGTCGAAACTGCCAAGGATGTGGGGTTAAGCCCCGAAATGTTCGGTATCACCGTGGCACCCTCAGACCCTGCTTTCGTCGATGATCTGGGGGCCGATGCCGATTACGTATTCGGCACCTCACAGTGGGTACCTGACGTGTCCTATAATGGCTCCGTCTTCGGAAGCGCTGAAGGCTATGCCCAGCTTTTCCAGCAGGAGTACGGAAGGGAGCCGGATTACCACTCGGCTGCTGCCAGCGCCTGCGGGGTGAGCTATCAGCTCGCCCTGGAGGAGGCAGGTTCGCTTGACCGTGATGATGTCAGAGATGCGCTGGGAGCACTAGATGCCGAGACCTTCTACGGGCGAATTAATTTTGGCGCTGATGGAAGGATAGCCTATTGCCCCATGGTGGCAGTTCAGATTCAAGATGGAAATATCGTTATCATTTTCCCGGAGAGCCTTGCAACCGGTTCGGCGTCGTATCCTGCTCCGGGGGATGGCACGCCATAA
- a CDS encoding gamma-glutamylcyclotransferase family protein, translated as MHYFAYASNLNRRQMSERCPGSQPKFTATLPNHQLIFAGWSRNWHGGVASIKLSKGEKVIGAVYEVSEGCLAKLDIYEGAKYERRSKTVFAELGEAVEVVTYIMREHSEETKPSPEYLAVIQQGYRDWGIV; from the coding sequence GTGCATTACTTTGCGTATGCCTCAAATCTAAATCGCAGGCAGATGTCGGAACGCTGCCCCGGGAGCCAGCCCAAGTTCACCGCCACCCTGCCCAATCACCAGTTAATATTTGCCGGCTGGTCGAGGAACTGGCACGGAGGGGTCGCCAGCATCAAGCTATCTAAAGGGGAGAAGGTTATCGGTGCTGTCTACGAAGTGTCAGAGGGCTGTCTGGCGAAACTGGATATATACGAAGGGGCGAAATATGAACGGAGGTCTAAAACCGTATTTGCCGAGCTTGGTGAAGCGGTGGAGGTTGTAACCTACATCATGCGAGAACATTCGGAAGAAACCAAACCCTCACCGGAATACCTCGCTGTTATCCAGCAGGGCTACAGGGATTGGGGAATTGTCTAA
- a CDS encoding adenylosuccinate synthase encodes MPVIAVIGGQWGDEGKGKIVDLLAEKANMVVRFSGGSNAGHTVINPYGEFKMHLIPSGIFHRGVNCIIGNGVVIDPAVLFEEVEALKRQDISMDRLFVSDRAHLIMPYHLLIDGLEEESRGSGAIGTTRRGIGPAYMDKAGRLGIRAGDLLDKGAFLERLSLVLEQKNRILTRVFDSEPLVLEEVYEKYCHYGELFAPFIRETDLMVQEALERKDKILLEGAQGTMLDVDFGTYPYVTSTTTMAGAACSGVGLSPLKLDGIAGVFKAYTTRVGSGPMPTELLDETGELIRQHAHERGTTTGRPRRCGWFDGVVGGFSARVNGFSSFILTRLDILSILSSMKICIAYRIEGKTITSPPSSVAELARCEPVYEELPGWKTDISDIRRFEDLPVEARKYVERLEGLLGCPASIISVGERREQTIMVSELF; translated from the coding sequence ATGCCGGTAATCGCTGTTATTGGGGGGCAATGGGGTGACGAGGGGAAGGGTAAGATCGTAGACCTATTGGCGGAAAAGGCGAACATGGTAGTTCGTTTCTCCGGGGGGAGCAATGCTGGCCATACCGTGATTAATCCATATGGCGAGTTCAAGATGCACCTTATTCCCTCGGGTATTTTCCATAGAGGGGTTAACTGCATTATCGGCAACGGTGTGGTAATAGACCCTGCCGTGCTCTTCGAAGAGGTCGAAGCGCTGAAGAGGCAGGATATATCAATGGACAGGCTTTTTGTGAGCGACCGCGCTCACCTGATAATGCCCTATCACCTCCTGATTGATGGACTGGAGGAGGAATCGCGCGGCAGTGGAGCGATAGGGACTACCAGGAGGGGGATCGGCCCTGCCTATATGGATAAGGCGGGCCGGCTGGGGATACGCGCCGGTGACCTTCTGGATAAGGGCGCCTTTCTGGAGAGGCTTAGCTTGGTGCTAGAGCAGAAGAACCGTATCCTAACCCGGGTCTTTGACTCTGAGCCGCTGGTGCTGGAGGAGGTCTATGAAAAGTACTGCCATTATGGTGAGCTCTTTGCTCCCTTCATCAGGGAAACCGATCTAATGGTACAGGAGGCTCTGGAGAGAAAGGATAAGATCTTGCTTGAGGGGGCACAGGGAACCATGCTCGATGTTGATTTCGGCACCTACCCCTATGTTACCTCCACCACCACCATGGCGGGGGCTGCTTGCTCCGGAGTGGGACTCAGCCCGCTGAAGCTCGATGGCATCGCTGGAGTGTTTAAGGCCTATACTACGAGGGTAGGGAGCGGTCCCATGCCCACGGAGCTTCTGGACGAGACCGGGGAGCTGATTCGCCAGCATGCCCATGAGCGCGGCACCACCACCGGGCGTCCACGACGCTGCGGCTGGTTCGATGGGGTGGTGGGTGGCTTCAGCGCCCGCGTAAATGGCTTTTCCTCATTTATCCTCACCCGCCTGGATATACTCAGTATCCTGTCCTCCATGAAAATATGTATCGCCTATCGGATTGAGGGAAAGACCATTACCAGCCCCCCCTCCAGCGTGGCCGAGCTGGCGAGGTGTGAGCCGGTATATGAGGAGCTTCCCGGATGGAAAACAGACATCAGCGACATCCGCCGCTTTGAGGACCTGCCAGTGGAGGCTCGCAAATATGTGGAGAGGCTGGAGGGGCTGCTTGGTTGCCCCGCAAGCATCATCTCCGTGGGGGAGCGGCGGGAACAGACGATAATGGTGAGCGAGCTATTTTGA
- the dapB gene encoding 4-hydroxy-tetrahydrodipicolinate reductase — translation MIRVLVHGAEGRMGCEVLRALCSDTELEAVGAVDLKADREHLPLPDESGKIPSSRDLETIISQTRPDVMVDFTIRDATMPAVRLAGGHGVNLVIGTTGLSPEDLDEIERLTHQNDIGAVVAPNFSLGAVLMIHMAKLAARYFDYAEVIEKHHEGKADAPSGTALATARAMVETRGEPFLYPALKKEILSGTRGGQVDGISVHSVRLPGYLAHQEVILGATGQTLSISHDAISRESFMPGVVMAVKHVVKNKGLVYGLEKLLGL, via the coding sequence ATGATAAGGGTACTGGTTCATGGTGCCGAGGGGAGGATGGGGTGTGAGGTTCTGCGAGCCCTGTGCTCCGATACGGAGCTAGAGGCAGTGGGCGCGGTTGATTTGAAGGCAGATCGAGAGCACCTGCCCCTTCCCGACGAATCCGGCAAGATCCCTTCCTCTCGAGACCTGGAGACCATCATTTCACAAACAAGGCCCGATGTGATGGTGGATTTCACCATCAGGGATGCTACCATGCCTGCAGTGCGCCTCGCCGGCGGGCACGGCGTTAATCTGGTTATCGGCACCACCGGCCTATCACCGGAGGACCTTGACGAGATCGAAAGGTTAACTCACCAGAACGATATCGGCGCAGTGGTAGCCCCTAACTTCTCCCTAGGGGCGGTTCTGATGATCCATATGGCGAAACTGGCAGCCAGATATTTCGATTACGCCGAGGTCATCGAAAAGCACCATGAGGGTAAGGCCGATGCTCCATCGGGCACCGCCCTGGCCACTGCACGGGCGATGGTGGAGACACGGGGAGAGCCCTTTTTATATCCCGCGCTGAAGAAGGAGATCCTCAGTGGCACCCGCGGCGGGCAGGTCGATGGAATCAGCGTGCATAGCGTACGTCTTCCCGGGTATTTAGCACATCAGGAGGTGATCCTGGGGGCAACGGGGCAGACTCTGAGCATTAGTCATGACGCGATAAGCCGCGAGTCGTTCATGCCAGGGGTTGTCATGGCAGTAAAACATGTGGTAAAAAATAAGGGGCTTGTCTATGGCCTTGAGAAACTGCTAGGATTATAG
- a CDS encoding aspartate-semialdehyde dehydrogenase translates to MVIKKCNVAIVGATGLVGQEFIKVLGQRNFPMSSLQLFASDRSAGRRLTVDDEEIEVKETTPQSFDGIDIALFSAGSEISHHFAPIAAQSGAVVIDNSAAFRMEPDVPLVVPEVNADDIKNHSGIIANPNCSTIQLVVALYPLHRVNPIKRFIVDSYQAVSGTGAAALEELSEQARAVLEGRSVVPHVYPHQIAFNVLPEIDLFLDNGYSKEEWKLVEESKKIMHAENIAISATCVRVPVFIGHSEAIHIEFSEPMSPDTARRILAEAPGVRVLDDPNISLYPQPWSVAGSDEVFVGRIRRDASNDRGLVIWVVADNLRKGAALNAIQIAEIAVERSWI, encoded by the coding sequence ATGGTAATAAAAAAATGCAACGTTGCCATAGTGGGCGCCACCGGACTGGTGGGGCAGGAGTTTATCAAGGTGCTGGGGCAGCGCAATTTCCCCATGAGCTCACTTCAACTCTTCGCCTCGGACCGCTCCGCAGGACGCAGGCTCACCGTCGATGATGAGGAGATAGAGGTTAAGGAGACCACGCCACAGTCTTTTGATGGAATAGACATCGCACTGTTCTCCGCCGGCTCTGAAATCAGCCACCACTTCGCCCCCATCGCGGCGCAATCGGGGGCAGTGGTCATCGATAATAGCGCTGCCTTCAGGATGGAGCCCGATGTTCCCCTGGTGGTTCCCGAGGTCAATGCCGACGACATAAAGAATCATAGTGGGATCATCGCCAACCCAAACTGTTCCACCATTCAGCTGGTGGTAGCTCTCTACCCCCTGCACAGGGTCAATCCCATCAAGCGCTTCATCGTTGATAGCTATCAAGCGGTTTCGGGTACCGGTGCTGCCGCCCTGGAGGAACTAAGCGAGCAAGCCAGGGCTGTGCTGGAGGGACGCAGCGTGGTGCCCCATGTCTACCCCCACCAGATCGCATTCAACGTACTGCCAGAGATCGACCTCTTCCTGGACAATGGTTACTCCAAGGAAGAGTGGAAGTTGGTAGAGGAAAGTAAGAAGATCATGCATGCCGAGAATATAGCCATTTCGGCTACCTGTGTGCGGGTTCCCGTATTCATCGGTCACAGTGAGGCTATCCATATCGAATTTAGCGAGCCGATGTCCCCTGACACAGCGCGGCGCATCCTCGCCGAGGCACCCGGGGTCAGGGTGCTCGATGACCCCAATATTAGCCTCTATCCCCAGCCCTGGTCTGTCGCGGGCTCGGACGAGGTATTCGTGGGACGCATACGCCGTGATGCCTCCAACGATCGTGGCCTGGTCATATGGGTGGTTGCCGATAACCTCAGAAAAGGGGCTGCCCTCAATGCCATCCAGATCGCGGAGATAGCGGTGGAGAGGAGCTGGATATGA
- a CDS encoding NINE protein, which yields MWFLDIFGAHRFYLGDYGRAVGMFLTLVGFLFGLWSTLSSYHLR from the coding sequence CTGTGGTTTTTAGATATATTTGGAGCTCATAGGTTCTATCTAGGTGACTACGGCAGAGCAGTCGGCATGTTTCTCACGCTTGTAGGGTTTTTATTTGGGCTTTGGTCTACGCTTTCTTCATACCATCTGCGTTGA
- a CDS encoding NAD(P)/FAD-dependent oxidoreductase, translated as MSGKYDVIVVGAGPGGVTCGALLAKLGLNTLVLDKNSQVGGKAMTLSKRGFRYEYYPIWPCPGADSQIHAALKALGLEEQVELIQPDPFGLMHYETPLGEIRTMVMRGPGHPTDQQELFGLLGVKETEMEEVLRLFGEIVLMSPQDRDLLDDVSTLEFLDRYNIPRSVYSFIATLQSEGTIEVPGDVACASEVVKIFQQLITGGSGCYPAGGLGAMYEAIAGAARANGGDIRLETKVDRIVVQNGRVSGVHTEKGDFYAPIVVSNAGIQPTVLKLVGEEHFDRSYVNYVRDLVPSLGFAGARYILSKPVLEYPVYIYFSDNTVSTTDHILEEESGQMPEQIYVFVSTNSLFPGMAPPGKQLVHTGISCPADPKVDPKTWMDKVEAEVARIWPDVVEHIEEREYYGSAHISALSRDSVVPGTGGECIGLGQIVGQCGRHKPSAKAPVGGLFYVGADAGSTGFFANNLAVASGLNVAKTVLQYFKTHPVRSV; from the coding sequence ATGTCTGGTAAATATGACGTGATCGTGGTTGGGGCAGGCCCCGGGGGTGTAACATGTGGAGCACTGCTGGCCAAGCTTGGCCTTAACACCCTTGTGCTGGACAAGAACTCTCAGGTTGGCGGCAAGGCCATGACCCTTTCCAAAAGGGGGTTTCGATATGAATATTACCCAATCTGGCCATGTCCAGGTGCGGATTCCCAAATCCATGCCGCGCTGAAGGCGCTGGGGCTGGAGGAGCAGGTGGAGCTTATCCAGCCCGACCCCTTCGGACTCATGCACTATGAGACCCCGTTGGGCGAGATAAGGACCATGGTAATGCGTGGCCCCGGTCACCCCACGGACCAGCAAGAACTCTTCGGCCTACTTGGTGTAAAGGAAACTGAAATGGAGGAGGTTCTCCGACTGTTCGGGGAGATTGTACTGATGTCTCCCCAAGACCGGGACCTCCTGGACGATGTCTCCACCCTTGAGTTCCTCGACCGTTATAACATCCCGAGATCGGTTTATTCCTTCATCGCCACCCTCCAAAGCGAAGGCACCATAGAAGTCCCGGGCGACGTCGCCTGCGCATCCGAGGTGGTAAAGATCTTCCAGCAGCTCATCACCGGGGGCAGCGGGTGCTACCCTGCAGGCGGCCTCGGCGCAATGTATGAGGCCATAGCCGGAGCAGCCCGGGCAAACGGAGGTGACATTCGGTTAGAAACTAAGGTCGATCGAATAGTGGTGCAGAACGGGCGAGTGAGCGGCGTTCATACTGAGAAAGGTGATTTCTACGCACCCATAGTTGTGAGCAATGCGGGCATCCAGCCCACGGTGCTCAAGCTGGTGGGAGAGGAGCACTTCGACAGGAGCTATGTGAACTACGTGAGGGATCTGGTACCCAGTCTCGGCTTCGCCGGGGCCAGATACATCCTGAGCAAGCCGGTACTGGAATACCCCGTTTATATATATTTCTCCGATAATACCGTATCCACTACGGACCATATACTAGAAGAGGAGTCCGGTCAAATGCCCGAACAGATCTACGTGTTCGTCTCAACCAACTCACTCTTCCCCGGCATGGCTCCCCCTGGCAAGCAACTCGTGCACACCGGCATCTCTTGCCCCGCCGACCCTAAGGTTGACCCCAAGACCTGGATGGACAAGGTGGAGGCCGAGGTTGCCAGGATCTGGCCCGATGTGGTCGAGCACATTGAGGAGAGAGAGTACTACGGCTCGGCGCACATATCCGCTCTCAGCAGGGACTCAGTGGTTCCCGGCACTGGTGGTGAGTGCATCGGTCTGGGGCAGATAGTTGGTCAGTGCGGCAGGCACAAACCCTCAGCAAAGGCCCCGGTCGGCGGTCTTTTCTATGTCGGCGCCGATGCGGGTAGTACCGGTTTCTTTGCCAACAACCTGGCGGTAGCGTCCGGCCTGAACGTGGCCAAAACGGTTCTACAATACTTCAAGACGCATCCCGTTAGGTCGGTATAG
- a CDS encoding polyribonucleotide nucleotidyltransferase, whose translation MPQIFECLLGDRSLIIETGRLANQAGGSVTVQYGDTLILATACVSSEPREGADFLPLTVDYEEKHYAAGKIPGSFIRRESRPSQDAILADRLTDRSLRPLFPKGFRNEIQVVITVLSADQENDPDVLAIVGASAALSISTIPFEGPVGAVRVGCLDGELVLNPTFTQLISSSLNLVVAGTSDALVMVEAGAKEIPDQLILDAIKFGQQANLDITRLQQQIIDACGKPKMDFKPTEENPEVEEAVSAITGGRLKELVYRPKAEREEALATIKKELSRELEEKFPSKEIKSALDSLLRREVRSQILERGARVGGRGLSEVRPISCEVGLLPRTHGSALFSRGGTQVLTTTTLDSVRKEQLIDTISPEETKRFLHHYNFPPYSNGEVKRMVGPGRREIGHGALVAKALAPVLPSEVDFPYTIRLVSEALSSNGSTSMASVCASALSLMDAGIPISAPVAGVAMGVIAEDDKFVLLTDIEGLEDAYGNMDFKVAGTAQGITALQMDIKLKGIPYQVIENAIKQANDARRFILDKMSQTISSSRPELSKYAPRMYKITIDPAKIGTVIGPGGKMIRSITEETKATIDVENDGTVIIGSTSEEGAQKAIKIIEDLTRDIEVGATYTGKVTRVINIGAFVEILHGKEGMVHISELADYRVPSVEDVVKVGDEITVMVTEIDRMGRVNLSRRAVLQGLSKTDMVKDTAAPGFPGKSYNPPPRSRGGNLERRPGGGPPRRFPDRGRKPPQR comes from the coding sequence ATGCCGCAGATTTTTGAGTGTCTGTTAGGCGACCGTTCCCTTATTATCGAGACAGGAAGGCTTGCCAACCAGGCTGGTGGCTCGGTCACTGTTCAGTATGGTGATACCCTGATACTGGCTACCGCCTGCGTCTCCAGCGAGCCACGCGAGGGGGCCGATTTTCTCCCCTTGACCGTGGACTATGAGGAGAAACACTATGCTGCTGGCAAGATCCCGGGGAGCTTCATCAGAAGGGAAAGCCGCCCCAGCCAGGATGCTATCCTCGCCGACCGGCTCACCGACCGCTCGCTCCGCCCCCTCTTTCCCAAGGGCTTCCGTAACGAGATCCAGGTGGTTATCACCGTCCTCTCTGCGGATCAAGAGAACGACCCCGACGTGCTGGCCATAGTTGGCGCCTCGGCAGCGCTCTCGATCTCCACCATCCCCTTTGAGGGACCAGTGGGAGCGGTACGTGTCGGTTGCCTCGATGGGGAGCTGGTACTCAATCCCACCTTCACCCAGCTGATCAGTAGCTCTCTGAACCTCGTAGTCGCCGGCACCAGCGATGCACTGGTCATGGTGGAGGCAGGAGCAAAGGAGATACCCGACCAGCTCATCCTTGATGCCATCAAGTTCGGGCAGCAGGCGAATCTGGATATCACCAGGCTACAACAGCAAATCATCGATGCCTGTGGCAAGCCCAAGATGGATTTCAAGCCCACCGAGGAAAACCCTGAGGTGGAGGAAGCGGTCTCCGCCATTACTGGAGGCAGGCTTAAGGAGTTGGTCTACAGGCCGAAGGCGGAGCGTGAGGAGGCACTCGCCACCATCAAGAAGGAGCTTTCCCGGGAGCTGGAGGAGAAGTTCCCCTCTAAAGAGATTAAATCCGCCCTCGATTCCCTGTTACGCAGGGAGGTGAGGTCCCAAATCCTGGAGCGGGGTGCTCGAGTCGGCGGTCGCGGGTTGAGCGAGGTTCGTCCCATCTCCTGTGAGGTTGGCCTCCTACCCCGCACTCATGGCTCGGCGCTATTCAGCCGCGGAGGCACCCAGGTACTCACCACCACCACGCTGGACTCGGTAAGAAAGGAGCAGCTTATCGATACCATCAGCCCTGAAGAGACCAAGCGTTTCCTGCATCACTACAATTTCCCTCCTTACTCCAACGGCGAGGTGAAACGTATGGTTGGGCCGGGGCGACGGGAGATCGGACACGGTGCCCTGGTGGCAAAGGCCCTTGCCCCCGTGCTTCCCAGTGAGGTGGATTTTCCCTATACTATCCGCCTGGTCTCCGAGGCGCTCTCCTCCAATGGCTCCACCTCTATGGCCAGCGTGTGCGCCAGTGCCCTGTCCCTTATGGATGCTGGCATTCCCATAAGTGCACCCGTAGCTGGGGTGGCCATGGGGGTTATCGCCGAGGATGATAAATTTGTCCTGCTCACCGATATCGAGGGGCTGGAAGATGCCTATGGCAATATGGATTTCAAGGTGGCGGGAACGGCCCAGGGGATCACCGCCCTCCAAATGGACATCAAGCTCAAAGGGATCCCCTACCAGGTTATCGAGAACGCGATTAAGCAGGCCAACGATGCCCGCCGCTTCATCCTGGATAAGATGAGCCAGACCATAAGCTCCAGTCGCCCCGAGCTCAGCAAATATGCCCCCCGGATGTACAAGATAACCATTGACCCCGCTAAGATCGGTACCGTCATCGGCCCCGGGGGCAAGATGATAAGGTCTATCACCGAGGAGACTAAGGCTACCATAGACGTTGAAAATGATGGCACTGTAATTATCGGCTCCACCAGCGAGGAGGGGGCACAGAAGGCGATCAAGATCATCGAGGATTTGACCCGGGATATAGAGGTTGGCGCTACGTACACCGGGAAGGTGACCCGGGTGATCAACATCGGCGCCTTCGTGGAGATCCTCCACGGCAAGGAGGGGATGGTCCATATCAGCGAGCTTGCCGACTACCGGGTGCCCAGCGTTGAGGATGTGGTCAAGGTGGGCGATGAGATTACGGTCATGGTCACCGAGATCGACCGCATGGGGCGGGTAAACCTCTCCCGCCGCGCCGTACTTCAGGGGCTCTCAAAGACGGACATGGTGAAGGATACCGCGGCACCAGGCTTTCCCGGAAAATCATATAATCCTCCCCCTCGGTCCCGGGGCGGTAATCTGGAGCGAAGACCCGGAGGAGGGCCGCCGCGGCGTTTTCCAGATAGAGGCAGGAAACCTCCCCAGAGGTAA
- the rpsO gene encoding 30S ribosomal protein S15 produces the protein MEKEKRQTIIEDFRLHEEDTGSPEVQVALLTERINRLTEHMRVHRHDYHSLRGLLMMVGQRQRHLTYLNRIDPQRYRSVIKRLGIRK, from the coding sequence ATGGAGAAGGAAAAAAGGCAGACCATTATAGAGGATTTTCGACTTCACGAGGAGGACACCGGCTCCCCCGAGGTTCAGGTCGCCCTCCTTACAGAGCGGATAAATCGCCTGACCGAGCACATGAGGGTTCACCGCCACGATTATCACTCCCTGCGCGGGCTTCTTATGATGGTGGGGCAACGGCAGCGACACCTAACGTATTTAAACCGGATCGACCCTCAGCGTTACCGCTCGGTAATTAAAAGGCTCGGTATCCGAAAGTAA